A window of the Salvelinus fontinalis isolate EN_2023a chromosome 26, ASM2944872v1, whole genome shotgun sequence genome harbors these coding sequences:
- the LOC129824252 gene encoding uncharacterized protein LOC129824252 isoform X4, with translation MDGPNGSPTDSPKEPRYKKSKLENLVNQMASQPKVNTLVFNFMVENVQSLSVLEQPAFRKLIEGLSGGKMSMTRNTFINGIMMAYSKMKEELKEKLNSVQSVCTTADIWSAHNRSYIGMTCHWIEKNELERKSAALACARIRGSHTFETIAAKIHEIHLAYNIENKLQATVTDNGSNFVKVFKEFSKGDNENYEDDIVEFQDVGTILDGADEAMHLFLLPHQRCASHALNLIASHDLAQVLSQGETAQVYCSAMAKCFAIWNSVHQSPLAIAAVEDIEKMKLTAPSVSRWISEYSAVEKMVSLPETKLMDVCDSFGVPRLLSYEIAFLKEYINVFKPLAFALELFQGEQKCFLGLVIPTVLTLKKKLCEKKTLALYLLDVINPVLDAIDSRFKQLFASLDAKMATATTPQFRLWWLPEAEREDMHLMLVAEATRLELTDGAPISSDSVQSEDEFFSFGPGTGNNDAEEEVRKYLEGTSKNLSCLKYFQRVRKLFLKFNAILPSSALVERLFSHNGNILTPKRNGLTDDQFEQVLLLRYNSKICTLDKIFPG, from the coding sequence ATGGATGGACCCAATGGATCACCCACAGACTCTCCTAAGGAGCCACGCTACAAGAAATCCAAGCTGGAAAACCTTGTCAATCAAATGGCGTCACAGCCAAAAGTGAACACCCTGGTCTTCAACTTTATGGTGGAAAATGTCCAGTCGCTGTCTGTCTTGGAACAGCCTGCTTTCAGGAAGTTGATTGAGGGCTTAAGTGGAGGGAAGATGTCCATGACCCGAAATACTTTTATCAATGGAATTATGATGGCATACTCCAAAATGAAGGAGGAGCTAAAGGAAAAGCTGAACAGTGTACAATCTGTGTGCACTACAGCTGATATCTGGTCAGCTCACAACAGAAGCTACATTGGGATGACATGTCATTGGATTGAGAAGAATGAGCTGGAGAGGAAGTCTGCTGCACTTGCCTGTGCCAGAATACGGGGCTCGCACACATTTGAAACAATTGCAGCCAAAATACACGAGATTCATTTGGCTTACAATATTGAAAACAAACTTCAGGCTACAGTCACTGATAATGGCAGCAACTTCGTCAAAGTCTTCAAAGAGTTTTCAAAGGGGGACAATGAAAACTATGAAGATGACATTGTTGAATTTCAGGACGTGGGCACCATACTTGACGGAGCAGATGAGGCCATGCACCTCTTTCTGCTGCCGCACCAGAGATGTGCATCGCACGCATTGAATCTGATTGCCTCCCACGATCTAGCGCAAGTTCTATCACAGGGAGAAACTGCCCAAGTGTACTGCAGCGCAATGGCCAAATGTTTTGCCATATGGAACAGCGTCCACCAATCCCCATTGGCTATAGCAGCAGTGGAGGACATAGAGAAAATGAAATTGACTGCTCCTTCTGTGAGTCGCTGGATTTCTGAATACTCTGCAGTGGAAAAGATGGTCTCTCTCCCTGAAACAAAACTAATGGATGTTTGTGACAGCTTTGGGGTCCCAAGACTGCTATCTTATGAGATAGCATTTTTAAAAGAATACATAAATGTCTTCAAGCCACTTGCTTTtgcactggaactcttccaaggaGAGCAAAAATGTTTTCTTGGATTGGTCATACCTACGGTACTCACATTGAAGAAAAAGCTATGTGAGAAGAAAACTCTTGCACTTTATCTCTTGGACGTCATCAACCCTGTTCTAGACGCGATAGATTCCCGTTTCAAACAGCTCTTTGCCAGTCTGGATGCAAAAATGGCGACAGCAACTACACCACAATTCCGTTTGTGGTGGCTACCAGAAGCTGAGAGGGAAGACATGCATTTGATGCTGGTGGCTGAGGCAACCCGTTTGGAGCTGACTGATGGTGCGCCAATCAGCAGCGACAGCGTGCAGTCAGAAGATGAATTCTTTAGTTTCGGACCTGGGACTGGCAACAATGATGCAGAAGAGGAAGTCCGGAAGTACCTCGAGGGAACCAGCAAAAATCTCAGTTGCCTGAAATACTTCCAGAGAGTGAGAAAGCTGTTCCTCAAATTCAATGCCATCCTACCCTCAAGTGCTCTTGTGGAGCGCCTCTTCAGTCATAACGGGAACATTCTCACCCCTAAAAGGAATGGTTTGACTGATGATCAGTTTGAGCAAGTTCTCCTTTTGCGGTACAACAGCAAAATATGCACTCTGGACAAAATATTCCCTGGGTAA
- the LOC129824252 gene encoding uncharacterized protein LOC129824252 isoform X3, whose amino-acid sequence MKCISWTYEVLLLQRKHAIVYLKSPKGEMDGPNGSPTDSPKEPRYKKSKLENLVNQMASQPKVNTLVFNFMVENVQSLSVLEQPAFRKLIEGLSGGKMSMTRNTFINGIMMAYSKMKEELKEKLNSVQSVCTTADIWSAHNRSYIGMTCHWIEKNELERKSAALACARIRGSHTFETIAAKIHEIHLAYNIENKLQATVTDNGSNFVKVFKEFSKGDNENYEDDIVEFQDVGTILDGADEAMHLFLLPHQRCASHALNLIASHDLAQVLSQGETAQVYCSAMAKCFAIWNSVHQSPLAIAAVEDIEKMKLTAPSVSRWISEYSAVEKMVSLPETKLMDVCDSFGVPRLLSYEIAFLKEYINVFKPLAFALELFQGEQKCFLGLVIPTVLTLKKKLCEKKTLALYLLDVINPVLDAIDSRFKQLFASLDAKMATATTPQFRLWWLPEAEREDMHLMLVAEATRLELTDGAPISSDSVQSEDEFFSFGPGTGNNDAEEEVRKYLEGTSKNLSCLKYFQRVRKLFLKFNAILPSSALVERLFSHNGNILTPKRNGLTDDQFEQVLLLRYNSKICTLDKIFPG is encoded by the exons ATGAAATGTATATCATGGACATATGAGGTACTACTACTGCAG AGAAAGCATGCAATCGTGTATCTGAAGTCGCCTAAAGGTGAGATGGATGGACCCAATGGATCACCCACAGACTCTCCTAAGGAGCCACGCTACAAGAAATCCAAGCTGGAAAACCTTGTCAATCAAATGGCGTCACAGCCAAAAGTGAACACCCTGGTCTTCAACTTTATGGTGGAAAATGTCCAGTCGCTGTCTGTCTTGGAACAGCCTGCTTTCAGGAAGTTGATTGAGGGCTTAAGTGGAGGGAAGATGTCCATGACCCGAAATACTTTTATCAATGGAATTATGATGGCATACTCCAAAATGAAGGAGGAGCTAAAGGAAAAGCTGAACAGTGTACAATCTGTGTGCACTACAGCTGATATCTGGTCAGCTCACAACAGAAGCTACATTGGGATGACATGTCATTGGATTGAGAAGAATGAGCTGGAGAGGAAGTCTGCTGCACTTGCCTGTGCCAGAATACGGGGCTCGCACACATTTGAAACAATTGCAGCCAAAATACACGAGATTCATTTGGCTTACAATATTGAAAACAAACTTCAGGCTACAGTCACTGATAATGGCAGCAACTTCGTCAAAGTCTTCAAAGAGTTTTCAAAGGGGGACAATGAAAACTATGAAGATGACATTGTTGAATTTCAGGACGTGGGCACCATACTTGACGGAGCAGATGAGGCCATGCACCTCTTTCTGCTGCCGCACCAGAGATGTGCATCGCACGCATTGAATCTGATTGCCTCCCACGATCTAGCGCAAGTTCTATCACAGGGAGAAACTGCCCAAGTGTACTGCAGCGCAATGGCCAAATGTTTTGCCATATGGAACAGCGTCCACCAATCCCCATTGGCTATAGCAGCAGTGGAGGACATAGAGAAAATGAAATTGACTGCTCCTTCTGTGAGTCGCTGGATTTCTGAATACTCTGCAGTGGAAAAGATGGTCTCTCTCCCTGAAACAAAACTAATGGATGTTTGTGACAGCTTTGGGGTCCCAAGACTGCTATCTTATGAGATAGCATTTTTAAAAGAATACATAAATGTCTTCAAGCCACTTGCTTTtgcactggaactcttccaaggaGAGCAAAAATGTTTTCTTGGATTGGTCATACCTACGGTACTCACATTGAAGAAAAAGCTATGTGAGAAGAAAACTCTTGCACTTTATCTCTTGGACGTCATCAACCCTGTTCTAGACGCGATAGATTCCCGTTTCAAACAGCTCTTTGCCAGTCTGGATGCAAAAATGGCGACAGCAACTACACCACAATTCCGTTTGTGGTGGCTACCAGAAGCTGAGAGGGAAGACATGCATTTGATGCTGGTGGCTGAGGCAACCCGTTTGGAGCTGACTGATGGTGCGCCAATCAGCAGCGACAGCGTGCAGTCAGAAGATGAATTCTTTAGTTTCGGACCTGGGACTGGCAACAATGATGCAGAAGAGGAAGTCCGGAAGTACCTCGAGGGAACCAGCAAAAATCTCAGTTGCCTGAAATACTTCCAGAGAGTGAGAAAGCTGTTCCTCAAATTCAATGCCATCCTACCCTCAAGTGCTCTTGTGGAGCGCCTCTTCAGTCATAACGGGAACATTCTCACCCCTAAAAGGAATGGTTTGACTGATGATCAGTTTGAGCAAGTTCTCCTTTTGCGGTACAACAGCAAAATATGCACTCTGGACAAAATATTCCCTGGGTAA
- the LOC129824252 gene encoding uncharacterized protein LOC129824252 isoform X1: protein MDAGALATSFHVWQYRQHFIFKELRDKNMTVQCVLCKPKIRMLSTSKNSTSNLKKHLERKHAIVYLKSPKGEMDGPNGSPTDSPKEPRYKKSKLENLVNQMASQPKVNTLVFNFMVENVQSLSVLEQPAFRKLIEGLSGGKMSMTRNTFINGIMMAYSKMKEELKEKLNSVQSVCTTADIWSAHNRSYIGMTCHWIEKNELERKSAALACARIRGSHTFETIAAKIHEIHLAYNIENKLQATVTDNGSNFVKVFKEFSKGDNENYEDDIVEFQDVGTILDGADEAMHLFLLPHQRCASHALNLIASHDLAQVLSQGETAQVYCSAMAKCFAIWNSVHQSPLAIAAVEDIEKMKLTAPSVSRWISEYSAVEKMVSLPETKLMDVCDSFGVPRLLSYEIAFLKEYINVFKPLAFALELFQGEQKCFLGLVIPTVLTLKKKLCEKKTLALYLLDVINPVLDAIDSRFKQLFASLDAKMATATTPQFRLWWLPEAEREDMHLMLVAEATRLELTDGAPISSDSVQSEDEFFSFGPGTGNNDAEEEVRKYLEGTSKNLSCLKYFQRVRKLFLKFNAILPSSALVERLFSHNGNILTPKRNGLTDDQFEQVLLLRYNSKICTLDKIFPG from the exons ATGGATGCCGGTGCTCTTGCCACATCTTTCCATGTCTGGCAATATAGACAACATTTCATTTTCAAGGAATTAAGAGACAAAAATATGACCGTCCAGTGTGTTCTATGCAAACCCAAAATCCGCATGTTGTCTACCTCCAAGAACTCGACATCAAATCTGAAGAAACATTTGGAG AGAAAGCATGCAATCGTGTATCTGAAGTCGCCTAAAGGTGAGATGGATGGACCCAATGGATCACCCACAGACTCTCCTAAGGAGCCACGCTACAAGAAATCCAAGCTGGAAAACCTTGTCAATCAAATGGCGTCACAGCCAAAAGTGAACACCCTGGTCTTCAACTTTATGGTGGAAAATGTCCAGTCGCTGTCTGTCTTGGAACAGCCTGCTTTCAGGAAGTTGATTGAGGGCTTAAGTGGAGGGAAGATGTCCATGACCCGAAATACTTTTATCAATGGAATTATGATGGCATACTCCAAAATGAAGGAGGAGCTAAAGGAAAAGCTGAACAGTGTACAATCTGTGTGCACTACAGCTGATATCTGGTCAGCTCACAACAGAAGCTACATTGGGATGACATGTCATTGGATTGAGAAGAATGAGCTGGAGAGGAAGTCTGCTGCACTTGCCTGTGCCAGAATACGGGGCTCGCACACATTTGAAACAATTGCAGCCAAAATACACGAGATTCATTTGGCTTACAATATTGAAAACAAACTTCAGGCTACAGTCACTGATAATGGCAGCAACTTCGTCAAAGTCTTCAAAGAGTTTTCAAAGGGGGACAATGAAAACTATGAAGATGACATTGTTGAATTTCAGGACGTGGGCACCATACTTGACGGAGCAGATGAGGCCATGCACCTCTTTCTGCTGCCGCACCAGAGATGTGCATCGCACGCATTGAATCTGATTGCCTCCCACGATCTAGCGCAAGTTCTATCACAGGGAGAAACTGCCCAAGTGTACTGCAGCGCAATGGCCAAATGTTTTGCCATATGGAACAGCGTCCACCAATCCCCATTGGCTATAGCAGCAGTGGAGGACATAGAGAAAATGAAATTGACTGCTCCTTCTGTGAGTCGCTGGATTTCTGAATACTCTGCAGTGGAAAAGATGGTCTCTCTCCCTGAAACAAAACTAATGGATGTTTGTGACAGCTTTGGGGTCCCAAGACTGCTATCTTATGAGATAGCATTTTTAAAAGAATACATAAATGTCTTCAAGCCACTTGCTTTtgcactggaactcttccaaggaGAGCAAAAATGTTTTCTTGGATTGGTCATACCTACGGTACTCACATTGAAGAAAAAGCTATGTGAGAAGAAAACTCTTGCACTTTATCTCTTGGACGTCATCAACCCTGTTCTAGACGCGATAGATTCCCGTTTCAAACAGCTCTTTGCCAGTCTGGATGCAAAAATGGCGACAGCAACTACACCACAATTCCGTTTGTGGTGGCTACCAGAAGCTGAGAGGGAAGACATGCATTTGATGCTGGTGGCTGAGGCAACCCGTTTGGAGCTGACTGATGGTGCGCCAATCAGCAGCGACAGCGTGCAGTCAGAAGATGAATTCTTTAGTTTCGGACCTGGGACTGGCAACAATGATGCAGAAGAGGAAGTCCGGAAGTACCTCGAGGGAACCAGCAAAAATCTCAGTTGCCTGAAATACTTCCAGAGAGTGAGAAAGCTGTTCCTCAAATTCAATGCCATCCTACCCTCAAGTGCTCTTGTGGAGCGCCTCTTCAGTCATAACGGGAACATTCTCACCCCTAAAAGGAATGGTTTGACTGATGATCAGTTTGAGCAAGTTCTCCTTTTGCGGTACAACAGCAAAATATGCACTCTGGACAAAATATTCCCTGGGTAA
- the LOC129824252 gene encoding uncharacterized protein LOC129824252 isoform X2: MQTQNPHVVYLQELDIKSEETFGDEGDGDERKHAIVYLKSPKGEMDGPNGSPTDSPKEPRYKKSKLENLVNQMASQPKVNTLVFNFMVENVQSLSVLEQPAFRKLIEGLSGGKMSMTRNTFINGIMMAYSKMKEELKEKLNSVQSVCTTADIWSAHNRSYIGMTCHWIEKNELERKSAALACARIRGSHTFETIAAKIHEIHLAYNIENKLQATVTDNGSNFVKVFKEFSKGDNENYEDDIVEFQDVGTILDGADEAMHLFLLPHQRCASHALNLIASHDLAQVLSQGETAQVYCSAMAKCFAIWNSVHQSPLAIAAVEDIEKMKLTAPSVSRWISEYSAVEKMVSLPETKLMDVCDSFGVPRLLSYEIAFLKEYINVFKPLAFALELFQGEQKCFLGLVIPTVLTLKKKLCEKKTLALYLLDVINPVLDAIDSRFKQLFASLDAKMATATTPQFRLWWLPEAEREDMHLMLVAEATRLELTDGAPISSDSVQSEDEFFSFGPGTGNNDAEEEVRKYLEGTSKNLSCLKYFQRVRKLFLKFNAILPSSALVERLFSHNGNILTPKRNGLTDDQFEQVLLLRYNSKICTLDKIFPG, encoded by the exons ATGCAAACCCAAAATCCGCATGTTGTCTACCTCCAAGAACTCGACATCAAATCTGAAGAAACATTTGGAG ACGAAGGAGATGGAGATGAG AGAAAGCATGCAATCGTGTATCTGAAGTCGCCTAAAGGTGAGATGGATGGACCCAATGGATCACCCACAGACTCTCCTAAGGAGCCACGCTACAAGAAATCCAAGCTGGAAAACCTTGTCAATCAAATGGCGTCACAGCCAAAAGTGAACACCCTGGTCTTCAACTTTATGGTGGAAAATGTCCAGTCGCTGTCTGTCTTGGAACAGCCTGCTTTCAGGAAGTTGATTGAGGGCTTAAGTGGAGGGAAGATGTCCATGACCCGAAATACTTTTATCAATGGAATTATGATGGCATACTCCAAAATGAAGGAGGAGCTAAAGGAAAAGCTGAACAGTGTACAATCTGTGTGCACTACAGCTGATATCTGGTCAGCTCACAACAGAAGCTACATTGGGATGACATGTCATTGGATTGAGAAGAATGAGCTGGAGAGGAAGTCTGCTGCACTTGCCTGTGCCAGAATACGGGGCTCGCACACATTTGAAACAATTGCAGCCAAAATACACGAGATTCATTTGGCTTACAATATTGAAAACAAACTTCAGGCTACAGTCACTGATAATGGCAGCAACTTCGTCAAAGTCTTCAAAGAGTTTTCAAAGGGGGACAATGAAAACTATGAAGATGACATTGTTGAATTTCAGGACGTGGGCACCATACTTGACGGAGCAGATGAGGCCATGCACCTCTTTCTGCTGCCGCACCAGAGATGTGCATCGCACGCATTGAATCTGATTGCCTCCCACGATCTAGCGCAAGTTCTATCACAGGGAGAAACTGCCCAAGTGTACTGCAGCGCAATGGCCAAATGTTTTGCCATATGGAACAGCGTCCACCAATCCCCATTGGCTATAGCAGCAGTGGAGGACATAGAGAAAATGAAATTGACTGCTCCTTCTGTGAGTCGCTGGATTTCTGAATACTCTGCAGTGGAAAAGATGGTCTCTCTCCCTGAAACAAAACTAATGGATGTTTGTGACAGCTTTGGGGTCCCAAGACTGCTATCTTATGAGATAGCATTTTTAAAAGAATACATAAATGTCTTCAAGCCACTTGCTTTtgcactggaactcttccaaggaGAGCAAAAATGTTTTCTTGGATTGGTCATACCTACGGTACTCACATTGAAGAAAAAGCTATGTGAGAAGAAAACTCTTGCACTTTATCTCTTGGACGTCATCAACCCTGTTCTAGACGCGATAGATTCCCGTTTCAAACAGCTCTTTGCCAGTCTGGATGCAAAAATGGCGACAGCAACTACACCACAATTCCGTTTGTGGTGGCTACCAGAAGCTGAGAGGGAAGACATGCATTTGATGCTGGTGGCTGAGGCAACCCGTTTGGAGCTGACTGATGGTGCGCCAATCAGCAGCGACAGCGTGCAGTCAGAAGATGAATTCTTTAGTTTCGGACCTGGGACTGGCAACAATGATGCAGAAGAGGAAGTCCGGAAGTACCTCGAGGGAACCAGCAAAAATCTCAGTTGCCTGAAATACTTCCAGAGAGTGAGAAAGCTGTTCCTCAAATTCAATGCCATCCTACCCTCAAGTGCTCTTGTGGAGCGCCTCTTCAGTCATAACGGGAACATTCTCACCCCTAAAAGGAATGGTTTGACTGATGATCAGTTTGAGCAAGTTCTCCTTTTGCGGTACAACAGCAAAATATGCACTCTGGACAAAATATTCCCTGGGTAA
- the cbln12 gene encoding cerebellin 12 has product MYPRVVRSSTLEPTVLLGLLLLWGPLGAQTQNDTEPIVLEGKCLVICDSTPNSEPAGNALGMSVRSGTGRVAFSATRQTNHEPTDMSNRTMIIYFDQILVNVGNHFDQESSVFLAPRRGVYSFNFHVVKAYNRQTIQVSLMLNGWPMISAFAGDMDVTREAATNAGLVIMERGDKAYLKLERGNLMGGWKYSTFSGFLVFPL; this is encoded by the exons ATGTATCCCAGGGTGGTTCGTTCATCCACCTTAGAGCCCACAGTGTTGCTGGGGCTGCTGCTCCTATGGGGGCCTCTAGGGGCCCAGACCCAGAATGACACAGAGCCTATCGTCCTGGAAGGAAAGTGTTTGGTGATCTGTGACTCCACTCCCAACTCTGAGCCAGCGGGAAATGCCCTGGGCATGTCAGTACGCTCAGGCACCGGCCGGGTGGCCTTCTCTGCCACCCGCCAGACAAACCACGAGCCCACAGACATGAGCAACCGCACCATGATCATCTATTTCGACCAG ATCCTGGTGAATGTGGGCAATCACTTTGACCAGGAGAGCAGTGTCTTCCTAGCCCCCAGGAGGGGAGTCTACAGCTTCAACTTCCATGTAGTGAAGGCCTACAACAGACAAACTATCCAG GTTAGTCTGATGTTGAATGGGTGGCCAATGATCTCAGCCTTCGCTGGGGACATGGATGTGACGCGAGAGGCAGCCACCAACGCAGGCCTAGTGATCATGGAGAGGGGAGACAAGGCCTACCTCAAACTAGAGAGGGGAAACCTGATGGGTGGCTGGAAGTATTCCACCTTCTCCGGCTTCTTGGTTTTCCCCCTATAG
- the LOC129824255 gene encoding E3 ubiquitin/ISG15 ligase TRIM25-like encodes MASLEEELTCSLCRDVFSQAQSLLCGHSFCPACVRDTWGHRKAGVRGRFTCAQCQEEQGVVACDCCPPVGEKDQAGTTVAVKTCLRCEVSLCAEHLQPHLERPAFKTHLLVEPLGDLTHRRCPAHKEIFLYYCADEQVYVCSECLLEGGHAQHRIKGLRKVEEDLKVILKSLLQKADEKLNEGERILQEHQNTDLTITDMSVANDSQVERMGVDLQLQVERLVLALRESTLRERQKVMERLQNDCSRVRVDLSKTQDIHHYLASLLEETDPFLLIWAFHSDDSRLLVELNCPLFTPDPVNLDRKYIVEDIESKHRQFITETLHCLTVLKRELSTSPLTLDTNSAHPLLSISDGLRSAMRVKHRLPCATHPDRFDHWAQVLTVQTFSSGTHYWELEAEGFWDIAVSYRSIGRKGKVGNAFGINKMSWSLTQQHDRKLAAWHNRRKTRISSRMSGNRVGVALDYGAGTITFSEVGPSNTLTYLHNFTTSFSQPVCLGFGLYKAELHSRISIVRL; translated from the exons ATGGCGTCCCTGGAGGAAGAGTTGACCTGTTCGTTGTGCCGCGACGTCTTCAGCCAGGCCCAGTCCCTGCTGTGTGGCCACAGCTTCTGCCCGGCCTGCGTACGGGACACCTGGGGGCACAGGAAGGCTGGGGTCAGGGGTCGCTTCACCTGCGCACAGTGCCAGGAGGAACAAGGGGTGGTGGCATGTGACTGCTGCCCACCTGTGGGGGAAAAGGACCAGGCGGGGACCACCGTGGCGGTGAAGACCTGCCTGCGCTGCGAGGTGTCTCTGTGTGCAGAGCACCTGCAGCCCCACCTGGAGCGGCCCGCCTTCAAGACACACCTGCTGGTGGAACCCCTGGGAGATCTGACTCACCGCAGGTGTCCCGCCCACAAGGAGATATTCCTCTACTACTGTGCAGACGAGCAGGTGTACGTGTGTTCAGAGTGCCTATTGGAAGGTGGCCATGCACAGCACCGCATTAAAGGACTGAGGAAGGTGGAGGAGGACCTCAAG GTCATCCTCAAGAGCCTTCTCCAGAAAGCAGATGAAAAGCTGAATGAAGGTGAACGGATCCTCCAAGAGCACCAGAACACTGACCTCACTATAACA GACATGTCTGTGGCAAATGACTCCCAGGTGGAACGTATGGGTGTAGACCTGCAGCTGCAGGTGGAGAGGCTAGTGCTGGCCCTGAGGGAGAGCACCTTGAGGGAGAGGCAGAAGGTCATGGAGCGCCTGCAGAACGACTGCAGCAGGGTGAGGGTGGACCTGAGTAAGACCCAGGACATTCACCACTACCTGGCATCCTTGCTGGAGGAGACAGACCCCTTCCTGCTCATCTGG GCATTTCATTCTGATGACTCAAG GCTGCTTGTGGAACTGAACTGCCCCCTGTTCACCCCTGACCCTGTCAACCTGGACAGGAAGTACATTGTGGAGGACATTGAGAGCAAGCACAGACAGTTCATCACCGAGACTCTGCACTGTCTCACCGTACTCAAGAGAGAGCTCT cGACAAGTCCGTTGACTCTGGACACTAACTCTGCACATCCTCTCCTGAGCATTTCTGATGGCCTGCGGTCAGCCATGCGGGTCAAACACCGCCTTCCATGTGCCACTCACCCCGACCGCTTCGATCACTGGGCTCAAGTCCTTACCGTCCAGACATTCTCCTCTGGAACCCATTACTGGGAGCTGGAGGCAGAAGGCTTCTGGGACATTGCGGTGTCCTACCGGAGCATCGGGCGGAAGGGGAAGGTGGGCAATGCCTTTGGAATTAACAAG ATGTCTTGGAGCTTGACACAGCAGCATGATAGAAAGCTGGCCGCCTGGCACAACCGCAGGAAGACACGCATCTCCAGTCGAATGTCAGGCAACCGTGTTGGCGTAGCCCTGGACTATGGCGCAGGCACCATCACCTTCTCCGAGGTGGGGCCATCCAACACCCTGACCTACCTGCACAACTTCACCACCTCCTTCAGCCAGCCCGTGTGCCTGGGCTTTGGCCTCTACAAAGCTGAGCTCCATAGCAGAATCTCCATTGTGAGGCTTTGA